The proteins below come from a single Longimicrobium sp. genomic window:
- the istA gene encoding IS21 family transposase gives RIGAESVRAYLFVATLGYSRRLYVRAFRHERQASWFAGIEEAFRHFGGRPAELLLDNARALVEHHDVQTREVVFNGRFHTFTRYWDVRPQACAPYRARTKGKDERGVGYVKRNAIAGRSFASWAELEAHLAQWTREVADIRVHGTTGEAPLVRFERDEAAALRRLGDKPPFGQLRELTRRVQNDGSVDVGTNHYSVPWQLIGAGVSVVVCGGEVRILHAGVEVARHAQRLGRRERAVMAPHLRGIAIGAAPADGAGAGPPRSAPLLGELLRPLAEYELVAGGGW, from the coding sequence CGGATCGGCGCGGAGAGCGTGCGGGCGTATCTGTTCGTGGCCACCCTGGGGTACTCGCGGCGCCTCTACGTCCGGGCCTTCCGGCACGAGCGGCAGGCATCGTGGTTCGCGGGCATCGAGGAGGCGTTCCGGCACTTCGGCGGGCGGCCGGCGGAACTGCTGCTCGACAACGCCCGCGCCCTGGTCGAACACCACGACGTGCAGACCCGGGAGGTGGTGTTCAACGGGCGCTTCCACACCTTCACCCGCTACTGGGACGTGCGGCCGCAGGCCTGCGCGCCCTACCGCGCCCGCACCAAGGGCAAGGACGAGCGCGGGGTGGGCTACGTCAAGCGCAACGCCATCGCCGGGCGCAGCTTTGCCAGCTGGGCGGAGCTGGAGGCGCACCTGGCGCAGTGGACACGTGAGGTCGCCGACATACGGGTCCACGGCACGACGGGCGAAGCGCCGCTTGTGCGCTTCGAGCGCGACGAGGCGGCCGCCCTGCGCCGGCTCGGGGACAAGCCGCCGTTCGGGCAGCTGCGCGAGCTGACACGGCGGGTGCAGAACGATGGCTCCGTGGACGTGGGCACCAACCACTACAGCGTGCCGTGGCAGCTGATCGGTGCCGGGGTCAGCGTGGTGGTCTGCGGCGGCGAGGTGCGGATCCTGCACGCCGGGGTGGAGGTGGCCCGGCATGCCCAGCGGCTCGGCCGACGCGAGCGGGCGGTCATGGCGCCCCACCTGCGCGGCATCGCCATCGGCGCCGCGCCCGCGGACGGCGCCGGCGCGGGGCCACCCCGATCCGCGCCGCTGCTGGGCGAGCTGCTGCGGCCGTTGGCCGAATACGAGCTGGTGGCGGGAGGCGGCTGGTGA